In Coregonus clupeaformis isolate EN_2021a chromosome 7, ASM2061545v1, whole genome shotgun sequence, one genomic interval encodes:
- the LOC121569037 gene encoding histone acetyltransferase p300-like isoform X10 — MADNVLESGPPSAKRPKLSSPALSVSASDGNDFGSLFDLEHDLPDELINSSELGLVNGGDLSQLHTSLGGVMGGGQDAAAKHKQLSELLRAGAPPPSGQQGATNIPGGSMGLLGSMNASPGPQSMGPQGQHPSPQQAGMMQQAGMVGGLNRAMMGAQKGNGQQQGPTPQGMMGGQVMNGSPRMGYPVNPGMGSNSNLLAETLQQQGGQQMGAGGQAGMRPQQPGALNKMNMMANAGPYGGPYGQSAGQGLGGPQHQNKAGLPNSLAQFNLDKKTQPVQGMAGMASQQTSAVGPVSVGGVAVGAGAQAGLGTVATGPGAAPPTADPEKRKLIQQQLVLLLHAHKCQRREQANGEVRQCSLPHCRTMKNVLNHMTHCQAGKSCQVAHCASSRQIISHWKNCTRHDCPVCLPLKNAGDKRNQQCECALLSSAGVGLGSSLGAVPGGQPSTPNLNPPSQIDPSSIERAYAALGLTYQGNQMPQQPPQSNLPNQSGMRSLNAMGGNPMGMNGGVGVQPPNQSNLLPDAMLHNNMNVQSLMNDGSGAGSLGSMPMATPPSAAGMRKNWHEDITQDLRNHLVHKLVSSVQAIFPTPDPAALKDRRMENLVAYARKVEGDMYESANSRAEYYHLLAEKIYKIQKELEEKRRTRLQKQGMMPMQPGMPPSGLPQGPLGMGQSPLAPGQPPNGSHADPSMVRPTGPNQMVNRMQNPAGMNQFGQMGMQSLGQRSTPPLPLGGPLNQMGMGPTRMGQPNVAQLQNQYLPSGQFPGSSPGLGAGPVGMNHPGPQGGVAQQAQMPTPPSLPVSSPTAQPGSAAGSGPSQCSMGPGSVGGGPPSNLQLPNSNSSQPNSHPHCPPIRQNSPSPARSLTPTPHQTPSGLPGSQTPQPHTPNPPQVAPPLPQQQLASSQPMGQGMNSEKPNQLQQQTIGGGASGGQPGKAQSVPTQNAHVPTQLPRTPLSQKSSLTADGQASTPASVSSVDPSSQLTSSDAPAPAEPKMEVKQQDDEDAEDQGEGKASGKMGKGQADIKSEEKPEIKKEKPSGDGCKGEPMDTSSSAATPKMEDRDRKPEVKTEPKDEEERSGASGTHSSPASAQNKRKIFKPEELRQALMPTLEALYRQDPESLPFRQPVDPQLLGIPDYFDIVKNPIDLSTIKRKLDTGQYQEPWQYVDDIWLMFNNAWLYNRKTSRVYKYCSKLAEVFEAEIDPVMQGLGYCCGRKLEFSPQTLCCYGKQLCTIPRDATYFSYQNRYHFCEKCFNEIQGECVSLGDDPSQPQTSISKDQFQRKKNDTLDPEWLVECIDCGRKMHQICVLHNDTIWPAGFVCDSCLKKANKTRKENKYAAKSKWRLPQTKLGSFLEGRVNDYLRRQNHPESGDVTIRVVHVSDKVVEVKPGMKSRFVDTGEMSESFPYRTKALFAFEDIDGADVCFFGMHVQEYGSDSPPPNQRRVYISYLDSVHFFQPRHLRTGVYHEILIGYLEYVKKLGFTTGHIWACPPSEGDDYIFHCHPVDQKIPKPKRLQEWYKKMLDKAVAERIVHDYKDVFKQATEDRLTSANELPYFEGDFWPNVLEESIKELEQEEEERKREENSTSSESVDVSAPKSDSKNAKKKNSKKTSKNKNSSLIRANKKKPGMPNVSNDLSQKLYASMEKHKEVFFVIRLIAGPTANSLPPITDPDPLMACDLMDGRDAFLTLARDKHLEFSSLRRAKWSSMCMLVELHNQSQDRFVYTCNECKASVETRFHCTVCEDYDLCITCYNTKGHEHKMEKLGLGLDDESNNAAAAASQSPGDSRRLSIQRCIQSLVHACQCRNANCSLPSCQKMKRVVQHTKGCKRKTNGGCPICKQLIALCCYHAKHCQENKCPVPFCLNIKHKLRQQQLQHRLQQAQMLRRRMASMQRVGQPACGGGGPPGGLPSPGNNSTTAPSTPMSGGTQPPTPQTPTQPNMPPGPQPGMGGGGTLQQQQQLQQQSGMPQQHHQLHHQFQQMPGGGGMMNSPQQQQMVPQVQQQSQASNPQQLQQHPNSLPPYTNRPPGSSPHPQSQGKPGLGPATPPQQQPPQQQPNPGQPSMPQQQQPPSGPPPAAVEIALKIQQVADAQRKMALQRQAAQAAGMMPPHPHHQQPQGQMGMAHPGVGMVGAQGLPPQAQAAQAAATRAHMEQQQQQQQQQQQGPPGMMVGPAPMQQQPQQPNPQGQLPPQVQQRVGPPLQNPQQQWAGQGMPPQQRQVMMGHPGMVAPQQQQPQQMQQRQQALGPGGLIGMVQQGGAAGGGNLPQAALQELLRTLRSPSSPEQQQQVLNILRSNPQLMAAFIKQRASKYKGGPGPLGAPGGPGPLGAPGGPGPARVPGGMGSQQVNVNAVAGQPGMHMGQGVNMPTMAQLQQVQQLQQQQQQQQQQRPMLSSLQQQQVAALQQQHQQQQHQQGGMPGQQAPNMANINPQFRELLMRRHLQQQQQQQQQQQQQQQIGNHAQFQQQGYMGQPGMAPQQPGQGQSGLQPGAQPGQQQQGYPGTVAQQQAAAVLQQRLQHQHQLQMQQQQHQNAMAGHQGAEGGPGSGVGGPPQQPQPQGAPQPLSSQALLQQALHQRLLQQQQQHLGGGSPAQHSSPMSPQQQMAQSPHLQGQTLSTSLSNQVRSPQPSPRPQSQPPHSSPSPRMQPQPSPHHISPQTQTGSPHPGQLPQHHPGMVVPPQQPPQQQQNSMDQFGSDQNAMLSQLSGMGGLHGPGGPDMLSGNSQDLVQNINHNTLDIM; from the exons ATGGCCGATAATGTTCTAGAGTCCGGCCCGCCTTCAGCCAAGAGGCCTAAACTATCATCCCCTGCTCTCTCAGTCTCCGCCAGTGATGGAAACG ATTTTGGTTCACTCTTTGACCTGGAGCATGACCTCCCCGATGAGCTCATCAACTCGTCGGAGCTGGGCCTTGTCAACGGAGGGGACCTCAGCCAGCTCCACACCAGCCTGGGAGGTGTAATGGGAGGAGGCCAGGATGCTGCTGCCAAACACAAACAGCTCTCGGAGCTCCTCCGGGCTGGAGCGCCGCCCCCCTCGGGCCAGCAGGGAGCCACCAACATCCCTGGTGGCTCCATGGGCCTCCTGGGCAGCATGAACGCCTCCCCTGGGCCCCAGAGCATGGGCCCCCAGGGGCAGCACCCCTCACCCCAGCAGGCTGGCATGATGCAGCAGGCGGGCATGGTGGGTGGACTGAACAGGGCCATGATGGGGGCCCAGAAGGGCAACGGCCAGCAGCAGGGGCCCACGCCCCAGGGCATGATGGGGGGCCAGGTGATGAACGGCTCGCCCCGAATGGGATACCCGGTCAACCCGGGCATGGGAAGTAACAGTAACCTGCTGGCAGAAACCCTGCAGCAGCAGGGGGGGCAGCAAATGGGGGCAGGGGGACAGGCAGGGATGAGGCCACAGCAACCTGGAGCACTGAACAAG atgaaTATGATGGCTAATGCGGGCCCCTATGGTGGTCCGTACGGTCAGTCAGCAGGCCAAGGTCTGGGTGGCCCACAGCACCAGAACAAGGCTGGTCTGCCCAATAGCCTGGCCCAGTTCAACCTGGACAAGAAGACACAGCCTGTACAGGGCATGGCTGGGATG GCCTCCCAGCAGACCTCGGCGGTAGGGCCAGTATCTGTGGGTGGAGTGGCGGTTGGAGCCGGGGCCCAGGCTGGCCTTGGTACCGTTGCAACAGGTCCGGGGGCAGCGCCCCCCACGGCCGACCCGGAGAAGCGCAAGCTGATCCAGCAGCAGCTGGTGCTCCTGCTCCACGCCCACAAGTGCCAGCGGCGGGAGCAGGCCAACGGGGAGGTGCGCCAGTGCAGCCTGCCCCACTGCCGCACCATGAAGAACGTCCTCAACCACATGACCCACTGCCAGGCTGGCAAGTCCTGCCAGG tGGCACACTGTGCCTCGTCGCGACAGATCATCTCTCACTGGAAGAACTGCACTCGGCACGACTGTCCTGTCTGCCTGCCGCTCAAGAACGCCGGAGACAAAAGGAACCAGCAGTGTGAGTGTG CTCTACTAAGCAGTGCCGGGGTTGGCCTGGGCAGCTCGTTAGGGGCAGTGCCAGGGGGTCAGCCCAGCACCCCTAACCTCAACCCGCCCAGCCAGATTGACCCCAGCTCCATTGAGAGGGCCTACGCCGCCCTGGGCCTCACCTACCAGGGCAACCAGATGCCCCAGCAACCGCCCCAGTCCAACCTGCCCAACCAGTCTGGCATGAGGTCGCTAAACGCCATGG GAGGGAACCCCATGGGGATGAATGGAGGGGTGGGGGTGCAGCCCCCCAATCAGTCCAACCTGCTACCAGACGCCATGCTGCACAACAATATGAATGTGCAAAG TTTGATGAACGACGGCAGCGGGGCGGGCAGCCTGGGCTCCATGCCCATGGCGACCCCTCCCTCAGCCGCGGGCATGAGGAAGAACTGGCACGAGGACATCACCCAGGACCTGCGCAACCACCTCGTCCACAAGCT GGtgagcagtgtgcaggccatctTCCCCACCCCGGACCCGGCTGCGCTGAAGGACCGGCGGATGGAGAACCTGGTGGCCTACGCTCGTAAAGTAGAGGGGGACATGTACGAGTCGGCCAACAGCAGG GCGGAGTACTACCACCTCCTGGCTGAGAAGATCTATAAGATCCAGAAGGAACTGGAGGAGAAGAGGCGGACGCGGTTACAGAAGCAGGGCATGATGCCCATGCAACCTGGCATGCCTCCCTCAGGCCTGCCACAGGGACCCCTTGGCATGGGCCAGTCGCCTCTGGCCCCCGGACAGCCGCCTA ATGGTTCTCATGCTGACCCCTCCATGGTTCGACCCACCGGACCCAATCAGATGGTGAACAGGATGCAGAACCCTGCAG GGATGAATCAGTTTGGTCAAATGGGGATGCAGTCATTAGGTCAGAGGTCAACGCCTCCCCTCCCACTTGGCGGACCTCTAAATCAG ATGGGTATGGGGCCAACGCGGATGGGGCAGCCCAACGTTGCCCAGCTCCAGAACCAGTACCTCCCTTCTGGTCAGTTCCCTGGGTCCAGTCCTGGCCTCGGGGCTGGCCCAGTCGGCATGAACCATCCAGGGCCACAAGGAGGCGTGGCACAG CAGGCCCAGATGCCCACGCCGCCCTCGCTCCCGGTCAGCAGCCCTACAGCCCAGCCAGGCTCAGCGGCAGGTTCAGGGCCCTCCCAGTGCTCCATGGGGCCAGGCAGCGTAGGTGGAGGCCCTCCTTCCAACCTGCAACTGCCAAACTCCAACTCGTCCCAGCCCAACTCACACCCGCACTGCCCCCCCATCCGTCAGAACTCCCCCTCCCCGGCACGCAGCCTCACGCCAACCCCTCATCAGACGCCGTCTGGTCTGCCAGGCTCGCAAACCCCCCAGCCTCACACGCCCAACCCGCCCCAGGTCGCCCCTCCGCTCCCACAGCAGCAGCTAGCGTCGTCACAGCCAATGGGGCAAGGAATGAACTCGGAGAAGCCCAATCAGCTCCAGCAGCAGACAATCGGTGGTGGAGCTTCTGGAGGCCAGCCGGGGAAGGCTCAGTCTGTGCCTACCCAGAATGCCCATGTGCCAACCCAGCTTCCGCGAACTCCA cTGTCTCAGAAGTCTTCTCTGACTGCAGACGGCCAGGCCTCCACTCCAGCCTCGGTGAGCAGCGTGGACCCTAGCTCCCAGCTGACCTCGTCTGACGCCCCCGCCCCAGCTGAGCCCAAGATGGAGGTGAAACAGCAGGACGATGAGGATGCTGAGGACCAGGGAGAGGGGAAGGCCTCTGGGAAGATGGGCAAGGGACAGGCAGACATCAAGTCAGAGGAGAAACCGGAG ATTAAGAAGGAGAAGCCTTCAGGCGACGGATGCAAGGGTGAGCCTATGGACACATCGTCATCGGCAGCAACGCCGAAGatggaggacagagacaggaagCCAGAGGTGAAGACTGAGCCCAAAGACGAAGAGGAGAGGTCGGGGGCATCGGGCACGCACAGCTCCCCCGCCAGCGCTCAGAATAAGAGGAAAA TCTTTAAGCCTGAGGAGCTGCGGCAGGCTCTGATGCCCACCCTGGAGGCCTTGTACCGCCAAGACCCTGAGTCTCTGCCCTTCCGCCAACCAGTGGACCCCCAGTTACTGGGAATACCC GACTACTTTGACATTGTAAAGAACCCCATAGACCTGTCGACGATAAAGCGTAAGCTGGACACGGGACAGTATCAGGAGCCCTGGCAATATGTGGATGACATCTGGCTCATGTTTAACAACGCCTGGCTGTACAACCGCAAGACATCCCGCGTCTACAAGTACTGCTCCAAGCTGGCCGAGGTGTTCGAAGCCGAGATCGACCCTGTCATGCAGGGCCTGGGCTACTGCTGCGGGAGGAAG CTTGAGTTTTCCCCCCAAACTCTATGCTGCTATGGGAAACAGTTATGCACCATCCCGCGCGATGCTACTTATTTTAGCTACCAGAACAG GTACCACTTCTGTGAGAAGTGTTTCAACGAAATCCAGGGCGAGTGCGTGTCCCTGGGGGATGATCCCTCTCAGCCTCAGAC GTCCATCAGCAAAGATCAGTTTCAGCGGAAGAAGAATGACACGCTCGACCCTGAATG GCTTGTGGAATGTATCGACTGCGGGCGTAAAATGCACCAAATCTGTGTCCTGCATAATGACACCATATGGCCGGCAGG CTTTGTATGTGACAGCTGCCTTAAGAAGGCCAATAAGACACGGAAAGAGAACAAATACGCGGCCAAAAGTAAGTGGA GGCTCCCTCAAACTAAGTTGGGCAGCTTCCTAGAGGGGCGAGTGAATGACTACCTCAGGCGGCAGAACCATCCCGAGTCTGGTGATGTCACTATCCGTGTGGTCCATGTCTCCGACAAGGTGGTGGAGGTCAAGCCGGGCATGAAATCCAG GTTTGTGGACACTGGGGAAATGTCGGAGTCCTTTCCCTACAGGACGAAGGCGCTGTTTGCGTTCGAGGACATAGACGGAGCTGACGTCTGCTTCTTCGGCATGCACGTGCAGGAGTATGGCTCAGACAGCCCTCCGCCAAACCAGAGACGCGTGTATATCTCTTACTTGGACAGCGTGCACTTCTTCCAACCTCGACACCTCCGCACAGGCGTCTACCATGAGATACTCATAGGGTACCTGGAGTACGTGAAGAAGTTGGG GTTTACAACAGGGCACATCTGGGCTTGTCCCCCAAGTGAAGGGGACGACTACATCTTCCACTGTCATCCTGTGGACCAGAAGATCCCCAAGCCCAAGCGCCTACAGGAGTGGTACAAGAAGATGCTGGACAAGGCCGTAGCTGAGCGCATTGTGCACGACTACAAG GACGTCTTCAAGCAGGCCACGGAGGACCGTCTCACCAGTGCCAACGAGCTACCATACTTTGAGGGGGACTTCTGGCCCAACGTGCTGGAGGAGAGCatcaaggagctggagcaggaggaggaggagaggaagagggaggagaacagCACCTCCAGCGAGAGCGTAGATGTGAGT GCCCCGAAAAGTGACAGCAAGAATGCCAAAAAGAAGAACAGTAAGAAGACAAGCAAGAACAAGAACAGCAGCCTGATCCGAGCCAATAAGAAGAAACCAGGGATGCCCAATGTGTCCAATGACCTCTCCCAGAAGCTCTACGCTTCTATGGAGAAACACAAGGAG GTGTTCTTTGTGATCCGTCTCATCGCCGGCCCCACTGCCAACTCCCTGCCCCCCATCACGGACCCAGACCCCCTAATGGCCTGTGACCTGATGGACGGGCGTGATGCCTTCCTGACACTGGCCAGGGACAAGCACCTGGAGTTCTCCTCCCTGAGGAGGGCCAAGTGGAGCTCCATGTGCATGCTGGTGGAGCTACACAATCAGAGCCAGGACCGCTTCGTCTACACCTGCAACGAGTGCAAGGCAAGCGTGGAGACACGCTTCCACTGCACCGTCTGCGAGGACTATGACCTCTGTATCACCTGCTATAACACTAAGGGCCATGAACACAAGATGGAGAAGCTGGGCCTGGGCCTGGACGACGAGAGCAACAACGCAGCGGCCGCTGCCAGTCAGAGCCCCGGGGACTCCCGCCGCCTCAGCATCCAGCGCTGTATCCAGTCCCTGGTCCACGCCTGCCAATGCCGCAATGCCAACTGCTCCCTGCCGTCCTGCCAGAAGATGAAGCGTGTGGTGCAGCACACCAAGGGATGCAAGCGCAAGACCAACGGTGGCTGCCCTATCTGCAAGCAACTCATCGCCCTGTGCTGCTACCACGCCAAGCACTGCCAGGAGAACAAGTGCCCTGTGCCCTTTTGCCTCAACATCAAGCACAAGCTCCGCCAGCAGCAACTCCAGCACCGCCTCCAGCAGGCTCAGATGCTGCGGAGAAGAATGGCCAGCATGCAGAGGGTGGGCCAGCCTGCCTGCGGTGGAGGAGGACCCCCGGGGGGGCTGCCATCACCGGGTAACAACAGCACCACAGCCCCCAGTACACCCATGTCAGGAGGCACCCAGCCCCCAACACCACAGACACCCACCCAGCCCAACATGCCTCCTGGGCCCCAGCCAGGGATGGGTGGTGGAGGAACTTTGCAGCAACAGCAACAACTCCAGCAGCAGAGTGGGATGCCTCAGCAGCaccaccagctccaccaccagtTCCAGCAGATGcctggaggaggggggatgatGAACTCCCCCCAGCAGCAGCAGATGGTTCCTCAGGTCCAACAGCAGTCCCAGGCTTCAAACCCCCAACAGCTCCAGCAACACCCCAACAGCCTGCCCCCTTACACCAACAGGCCTCCAGGCTCCTCGCCGCACCCCCAGTCCCAAGGCAAACCGGGCCTGGGACCAGCCACACCACCTCAGCAGCAGCCACCCCAACAGCAGCCCAACCCTGGCCAGCCTTCCATGCCCCAACAGCAGCAACCTCCTTCGGGGCCGCCTCCAGCGGCTGTGGAGATCGCTTTAAAGATTCAACAAGTGGCAGACGCCCAAAGGAAGATGGCCCTGCAGAGGCAGGCGGCGCAGGCAGCTGGTATGATGCCGCCGCACCCTCACCACCAACAGCCCCAGGGCCAGATGGGCATGGCCCACCCTGGGGTGGGCATGGTGGGGGCCCAGGGGCTGCCTCCCCAGGCTCAGGCAGCTCAGGCTGCTGCCACCAGGGCTCACATggagcagcaacaacaacaacagcagcagcagcagcagggtcCTCCAGGTATGATGGTGGGCCCTGCCCCCATGCAGCAGCAGCCCCAGCAGCCTAACCCCCAGGGCCAGCTGCCTCCACAGGTGCAGCAGAGGGTTGGTCCCCCGCTTCAGAATCCCCAGCAACAGTGGGCCGGCCAGGGAATGCCACCCCAGCAGAGGCAAGTCATGATGGGACATCCAGGCATGGTGGCGCCTCAGCAGCAACAACCGCAGCAAATGCAACAGCGGCAGCAGGCTCTGGGACCTGGTGGGTTGATTGGTATGGTGCAGCAAGGTGGTGCGGCCGGGGGTGGGAACCTCCCGCAGGCTGCCCTTCAGGAACTGCTGCGTACCCTTCGCTCCCCCAGCTCACCCGAGCAGCAACAGCAGGTGCTCAATATCCTTCGCTCAAACCCTCAGCTAATGGCTGCCTTTATCAAGCAGAGAGCCTCCAAGTACAAGGGGGGCCCAGGACCCCTGGGAGCCCCTGGTGGCCCAGGACCCCTGGGAGCCCCTGGTGGGCCAGGTCCAGCCAGAGTTCCAGGAGGTATGGGCAGCCAACAGGTCAATGTGAATGCTGTGGCTGGTCAGCCAGGTATGCACATGGGTCAGGGAGTCAACATGCCTACCATGGCCCAGCTACAGCAAGTACAGCAgctacaacagcagcagcagcaacaacagcagcagcgtCCTATGCTTAGTAGTTTGCAGCAGCAACAGGTGGCAGCACTTCAGCAACAGCATCAACAGCAGCAGCATCAGCAAGGAGGGATGCCAGGCCAGCAGGCACCTAACATGGCCAACATAAACCCCCAGTTCAGAGAGCTCCTTATGAGGAGGCATCTCcaacaacagcaacagcagcagcagcagcagcagcaacaacaacagatTGGGAACCATGCCCAGTTCCAGCAGCAGGGCTACATGGGCCAGCCGGGCATGGCCCCCCAGCAGCCTGGTCAGGGCCAGTCTGGACTGCAGCCTGGAGCCCAGccagggcagcagcagcagggttACCCTGGCACGGTGGCCCAGCAGCAGGCTGCTGCAGTGCTCCAGCAGAGGCTCCAGCATCAGCACCAACTCCAGATGCAGCAGCAACAACACCAGAACGCCATGGCGGGCCAccagggggctgaggggggtccgGGCAGTGGAGTAGGAGGCCCACCTCAGCAGCCCCAGCCGCAGGGCGCCCCCCAGCCGCTGTCCTCCCAAGCTCTGCTCCAGCAGGCCCTGCACCAGAGGCTGcttcaacagcagcagcagcatctggGTGGTGGCTCTCCAGCCCAGCACAGCAGCCCCATGAGCCCCCAGCAGCAGATGGCCCAGTCCCCTCACCTGCAGGGCCAGACGCTGTCCACGTCCCTCAGCAACCAAGTGCGCTCGCCTCAGCCCTCCCCGCGACCCCAGTCCCAGCCACCACACTCTAGCCCCTCCCCGCGCATGCAGCCCCAGCCTTCCCCTCACCATATCTCCCCACAAACCCAGACAGGCTCCCCGCACCCGGGCCAGCTACCCCAGCACCACCCTGGCATGGTGGTCCCCCCTCAACAGCCGCCTCAGCAGCAGCAGAACTCAATGGACCAGTTTGGGTCTGACCAGAATGCCATGCTGTCTCAGCTCAGTGGGATGGGTGGTCTTCATGGGCCTGGAGGACCTGACATGCTGTCTGGGAACAGCCAGGACCTTGTGCAGAACATTAATCACAACACCTTAGACATCATGTAG